From Primulina huaijiensis isolate GDHJ02 chromosome 15, ASM1229523v2, whole genome shotgun sequence, one genomic window encodes:
- the LOC140958183 gene encoding polynucleotide 3'-phosphatase ZDP-like isoform X1 yields MSSSPAAAKVVVEYAKSGRSLCKICSKSIASGAPRLGMVSKDPRGFDMTKWHHLNCFPSSGSSSISPAESIAGFSSLKSSDRDFLKKLENEVIQASNKVCVTDEEEELGQGNLKKQKFGYEDEGKLEMSISTSDIKDGYKDAILWPKWKAFQTIIFLERDVGLHDSRKIAAFDFDGCLAKTSVKRVGADAWSVMYPSIPEKLQNLYNDGYKLVIFTNESNIERWKNKRQVAVDSKLGRLENFIKLVKVPIQVFIACGLSYGVPEDPFRKPEPGMWKIMEKEFNSGLPVDTNQSFYVGDAAGRPDDHSDADIKFAQAIGLKFYVPEEYFINLD; encoded by the exons ATGTCGTCGTCTCCAGCTGCAGCAAAAGTCGTTGTTGAATATGCGAAGTCGGGCCGATCATTGTGTAAAATATGCTCAAAATCTATTGCTTCCGGTGCTCCAAGGTTGGGTATGGTGAGCAAAGACCCCCGAGGGTTTGACATGACCAAATGGCATCACTTGAATTGTTTTCCTTCTAGTGGGTCTAGTTCTATTTCACCAGCTGAGTCCATCGCTGGTTTCTCATCCCTGAAG AGCAGTGATCGGGATTTTTTGAAGAAATTAGAGAATGAAGTGATTCAAGCGTCAAATAAG GTTTGTGTCACAGACGAAGAGGAAGAGTTGGGGCAAGGAAACTTGAAGAAACAAAAG TTTGGATATGAGGATGAGGGAAAGCTGGAGATGTCCATATCCACTTCTGATATCAAAGACGGGTACAAG GATGCTATATTATGGCCTAAATGGAAGGCATTCCAGACCATCATATTTCTTGAACGG GATGTTGGTCTTCATGATTCACGAAAGATTGCAGCCTTTGATTTTGATGGGTGCCTTGCAAAGACATCTGTGAAAAG AGTGGGTGCTGATGCATGGTCCGTTATGTATCCTTCAATACCTGAGAAACTTCAGAACTTGTATAATGATGGCTACAAGCTG GTTATTTTTACCAATGAGTCCAATATAGAGCGCTGGAAGAATAAGAGGCAGGTAGCTGTTGATTCCAAACTTGGACGACTTGAGAATTTCATTAAGCTTGTGAAGGTCCCCATTCAG GTTTTTATTGCTTGTGGTTTGAGTTATGGTGTACCAGAGGATCCCTTTCGTAAGCCAGAACCCGGGATGTGGAAAATTATGGAGAAGGAATTCAATTCTGGCCTCCCAGTTGACACGAATCA ATCCTTTTATGTGGGTGATGCGGCTGGAAGACCAGACGATCACAGTGATGCTGACATCAAATTTGCGCAG GCTATCGGACTAAAATTTTATGTTCCTGAGGAGTACTTCATCAATTTGGACTAG
- the LOC140959574 gene encoding ubiquitin-conjugating enzyme E2 36 isoform X2 — translation MANSNLPRRIIKVFVIWLCVAAPGISASPSEDNMRYFNVMILGPTQSPYEGGVFKLELFLPEEYPMAAPKVRFLTKIYHPNIDKLGRICLDILKDKWSPALQIRTVLLSIQALLSAPNPDDPLSENIAKHWKTNEAEAVETAKEWTRLYASGA, via the exons ATGGCCAACAGCAATCTACCCCGAAGGATCATTAAGGTAT TTGTTATTTGGTTATGTGTTGCAGCGCCAGGAATAAGTGCATCTCCATCAGAAGACAATATGCGGTATTTCAATGTAATGATTCTTGGTCCAACACAGTCTCCTTATGAAG GTGGTGTTTTTAAGCTGGAATTGTTTCTGCCAGAAGAATACCCAATGGCTGCTCCAAAG GTTCGCTTCCTTACAAAAATTTACCACCCAAACATTGACAAG CTTGGAAGGATTTGCCTTGATATTCTTAAAGACAAGTGGAGTCCAGCACTTCAGATTAGAACTGTACTTCTGAG CATTCAAGCACTTTTGAGCGCTCCAAATCCAGACGATCCACTTTCTGAAAACATTGCGAAGCATTGGAAAACAAATGAGGCAGAAGCCGTCGAAACAG CTAAAGAATGGACGCGGTTGTATGCAAGTGGTGCTTGA
- the LOC140960125 gene encoding anther-specific protein LAT52-like, with product MAKAVALISAFCIMAFAAAAAHAHSQEVFNVEGDVYCDPCRLQFQTKLSQRLPGAKVRLVCTDTITKAVTYSVEGVANSDGHYSLSVAGDHEKEICEVQAVASPRSDCAEIMNDISSSRIICTRNSGIHTPVRFANPLGFMTKDIIPQCVEVIKDLELFVDA from the exons atggcAAAGGCTGTTGCTCTCATCTCTGCGTTCTGCATCATGGCCTTTGCCGCTGCCGCTGCCCACGCCCATTCCCAAGAAGTGTTCAACGTTGAAGGCGACGTCTACTGCGACCCATGCCGACTTCAGTTTCAGACCAAGCTCAGCCAGAGACTCCCAG GTGCTAAGGTGAGATTGGTGTGCACGGACACGATAACGAAAGCAGTGACATACAGCGTGGAGGGTGTAGCCAACTCCGACGGCCACTACAGTCTGTCGGTGGCCGGGGATCACGAGAAAGAAATATGCGAGGTGCAGGCGGTTGCATCGCCGAGGAGCGACTGCGCTGAGATCATGAACGACATCTCATCATCAAGAATCATATGCACCCGAAACAGTGGAATCCATACACCCGTCCGCTTCGCCAACCCACTTGGATTCATGACCAAGGATATAATTCCCCAATGCGTCGAAGTCATCAAGGACTTGGAATTGTTCGTGGATGCTTAG
- the LOC140958183 gene encoding polynucleotide 3'-phosphatase ZDP-like isoform X4, translating into MSSSPAAAKVVVEYAKSGRSLCKICSKSIASGAPRLGMVSKDPRGFDMTKWHHLNCFPSSGSSSISPAESIAGFSSLKSSDRDFLKKLENEVIQASNKVCVTDEEEELGQGNLKKQKFGYEDEGKLEMSISTSDIKDGYKDAILWPKWKAFQTIIFLERDVGLHDSRKIAAFDFDGCLAKTSVKRVGADAWSVMYPSIPEKLQNLYNDGYKLVIFTNESNIERWKNKRQVAVDSKLGRLENFIKLVKVPIQTPAPA; encoded by the exons ATGTCGTCGTCTCCAGCTGCAGCAAAAGTCGTTGTTGAATATGCGAAGTCGGGCCGATCATTGTGTAAAATATGCTCAAAATCTATTGCTTCCGGTGCTCCAAGGTTGGGTATGGTGAGCAAAGACCCCCGAGGGTTTGACATGACCAAATGGCATCACTTGAATTGTTTTCCTTCTAGTGGGTCTAGTTCTATTTCACCAGCTGAGTCCATCGCTGGTTTCTCATCCCTGAAG AGCAGTGATCGGGATTTTTTGAAGAAATTAGAGAATGAAGTGATTCAAGCGTCAAATAAG GTTTGTGTCACAGACGAAGAGGAAGAGTTGGGGCAAGGAAACTTGAAGAAACAAAAG TTTGGATATGAGGATGAGGGAAAGCTGGAGATGTCCATATCCACTTCTGATATCAAAGACGGGTACAAG GATGCTATATTATGGCCTAAATGGAAGGCATTCCAGACCATCATATTTCTTGAACGG GATGTTGGTCTTCATGATTCACGAAAGATTGCAGCCTTTGATTTTGATGGGTGCCTTGCAAAGACATCTGTGAAAAG AGTGGGTGCTGATGCATGGTCCGTTATGTATCCTTCAATACCTGAGAAACTTCAGAACTTGTATAATGATGGCTACAAGCTG GTTATTTTTACCAATGAGTCCAATATAGAGCGCTGGAAGAATAAGAGGCAGGTAGCTGTTGATTCCAAACTTGGACGACTTGAGAATTTCATTAAGCTTGTGAAGGTCCCCATTCAG ACACCAGCTCCAGCTTAG
- the LOC140960124 gene encoding peptide-N4-(N-acetyl-beta-glucosaminyl)asparagine amidase A-like, whose protein sequence is MASSFILFLFCLFLIRNLPPSAANLRQTTSLFRSMLISEPPSGVTLPTTFFEVTKPIPLPKTKPCSYLALQHDFAYTYGKPPVFADYSPTSHCSFHQKLAKIVLEWTAACKGRQFDRIFGVWLGGVEILRSCTAEPRATGIVWTVKKDVTRYYSLLMTNQTLAVYLGNIVDSTYTGVYHVNVTFHYYPSEGSYTNNGVDSNDLFDFGADLIQPISRNLPLNDGLWFEIENSKDLKGEEFKIPPNVYRAVLEVYVSFHENDEFWFGNYPNEYIYANNLTGVAGNGPFREVVVSLDGYIVGAIWPFTVIYTGGVNPLLWRPITGIGSFDLPSYDIEITPFLGTILDGKDHKFTFSVTNALNVWYVDANLHLWLDKRSQKTQGKLVEHNSSPLTLSLLSNFTGFDGSFVTNVTRSIVSSGWVESSHGVITTKSRQEFDYSNFMSLGNEGNLQILQQVINLNNSIGNMLSSPFNLSAISFKKFGLHLHSDSIDKGNGMYVSVANVTLDLEEEEEETSESASSSSKLKNLQNGQGYMLVKGNLVVSGLGSTQQEYHFIGDESCYFRNVSSSNYTILHDEQRDSCGYDKRWPFTAL, encoded by the coding sequence ATGGCTTCATCGTTTATTCTCTTCCTCTTTTGTCTCTTCCTCATCCGCAACCTGCCGCCCTCCGCCGCAAACCTCCGCCAAACTACATCCCTTTTCCGATCAATGCTCATTTCGGAGCCTCCTTCAGGCGTTACCCTTCCCACTACTTTCTTTGAAGTCACCAAACCCATTCCTCTTCCCAAAACCAAACCTTGCTCATATTTAGCACTCCAACACGACTTCGCCTACACATACGGTAAGCCCCCAGTTTTTGCAGATTACAGCCCCACTTCACATTGCTCCTTCCACCAGAAACTTGCAAAAATCGTTCTTGAATGGACAGCAGCTTGCAAAGGCAGGCAATTTGATAGAATCTTTGGTGTTTGGCTTGGTGGGGTTGAGATTCTAAGGAGTTGTACTGCGGAGCCTAGAGCAACTGGAATCGTTTGGACAGTTAAGAAAGATGTTACGAGGTATTATTCCTTGCTGATGACAAATCAGACTCTCGCTGTTTATTTAGGCAACATTGTTGATAGTACTTATACCGGCGTGTACCATGTAAATGTTACTTTTCATTATTATCCTTCTGAAGGAAGTTACACGAATAATGGGGTTGATTCTAacgatttatttgattttgGGGCCGATTTGATTCAGCCAATTTCAAGAAATTTACCTTTAAATGATGGACTTTGGTTTGAGATCGAGAATTCAAAGGATTTGAAGGGTGAGGAATTCAAGATTCCACCGAATGTGTACAGGGCGGTGCTGGAAGTGTATGTTTCATTTCATGAGAATGATGAGTTTTGGTTTGGGAATTATCCGAATGAGTACATTTACGCAAATAATCTCACTGGTGTGGCAGGTAATGGGCCTTTTAGGGAGGTTGTTGTTAGCTTGGATGGTTACATTGTCGGTGCAATTTGGCCGTTTACTGTGATATACACGGGAGGTGTGAATCCCCTCTTGTGGAGACCAATAACCGGAATAGGTTCGTTCGATCTCCCTTCTTATGACATTGAGATCACGCCGTTCTTGGGTACAATACTAGATGGAAAAGATCATAAGTTTACGTTTAGTGTAACAAATGCTTTAAATGTTTGGTATGTTGATGCAAATTTGCATCTTTGGTTGGATAAAAGGAGCCAGAAGACGCAAGGGAAGTTGGTGGAACACAATAGTTCACCTCTTACCTTATCTCTTTTATCCAACTTCACCGGTTTTGATGGATCGTTTGTTACAAATGTTACTAGGTCTATAGTTTCAAGTGGTTGGGTTGAATCATCCCATGGAGTGATCACAACCAAATCACGTCAAGAATTTGATTACAGTAATTTTATGTCTTTGGGAAATGAGGGGAATTTGCAGATTTTACAACaagtaataaatttaaataacagTATTGGTAATATGCTTTCATCACCTTTCAATCTCTCCGCCATATCATTCAAGAAGTTTGGATTACACCTCCACTCTGATAGCATTGATAAAGGGAATGGAATGTATGTTTCTGTAGCAAACGTGACTCTAGATCTTGAAGAGGAGGAGGAAGAGACTTCAGAATCTGCATCCTCCTCGAGTAAGCTCAAGAATTTGCAAAATGGACAGGGCTACATGCTTGTAAAAGGCAATTTAGTGGTCTCTGGATTAGGGAGCACCCAACAGGAATACCATTTCATCGGTGATGAGTCATGCTATTTTAGAAATGTGAGTAGCTCGAATTACACCATTCTTCACGACGAACAGAGGGATTCTTGCGGGTATGACAAGCGCTGGCCATTTACTGCACTATAG
- the LOC140958183 gene encoding polynucleotide 3'-phosphatase ZDP-like isoform X2 translates to MSSSPAAAKVVVEYAKSGRSLCKICSKSIASGAPRLGMVSKDPRGFDMTKWHHLNCFPSSGSSSISPAESIAGFSSLKVCVTDEEEELGQGNLKKQKFGYEDEGKLEMSISTSDIKDGYKDAILWPKWKAFQTIIFLERDVGLHDSRKIAAFDFDGCLAKTSVKRVGADAWSVMYPSIPEKLQNLYNDGYKLVIFTNESNIERWKNKRQVAVDSKLGRLENFIKLVKVPIQVFIACGLSYGVPEDPFRKPEPGMWKIMEKEFNSGLPVDTNQSFYVGDAAGRPDDHSDADIKFAQAIGLKFYVPEEYFINLD, encoded by the exons ATGTCGTCGTCTCCAGCTGCAGCAAAAGTCGTTGTTGAATATGCGAAGTCGGGCCGATCATTGTGTAAAATATGCTCAAAATCTATTGCTTCCGGTGCTCCAAGGTTGGGTATGGTGAGCAAAGACCCCCGAGGGTTTGACATGACCAAATGGCATCACTTGAATTGTTTTCCTTCTAGTGGGTCTAGTTCTATTTCACCAGCTGAGTCCATCGCTGGTTTCTCATCCCTGAAG GTTTGTGTCACAGACGAAGAGGAAGAGTTGGGGCAAGGAAACTTGAAGAAACAAAAG TTTGGATATGAGGATGAGGGAAAGCTGGAGATGTCCATATCCACTTCTGATATCAAAGACGGGTACAAG GATGCTATATTATGGCCTAAATGGAAGGCATTCCAGACCATCATATTTCTTGAACGG GATGTTGGTCTTCATGATTCACGAAAGATTGCAGCCTTTGATTTTGATGGGTGCCTTGCAAAGACATCTGTGAAAAG AGTGGGTGCTGATGCATGGTCCGTTATGTATCCTTCAATACCTGAGAAACTTCAGAACTTGTATAATGATGGCTACAAGCTG GTTATTTTTACCAATGAGTCCAATATAGAGCGCTGGAAGAATAAGAGGCAGGTAGCTGTTGATTCCAAACTTGGACGACTTGAGAATTTCATTAAGCTTGTGAAGGTCCCCATTCAG GTTTTTATTGCTTGTGGTTTGAGTTATGGTGTACCAGAGGATCCCTTTCGTAAGCCAGAACCCGGGATGTGGAAAATTATGGAGAAGGAATTCAATTCTGGCCTCCCAGTTGACACGAATCA ATCCTTTTATGTGGGTGATGCGGCTGGAAGACCAGACGATCACAGTGATGCTGACATCAAATTTGCGCAG GCTATCGGACTAAAATTTTATGTTCCTGAGGAGTACTTCATCAATTTGGACTAG
- the LOC140958183 gene encoding polynucleotide 3'-phosphatase ZDP-like isoform X3, with amino-acid sequence MSSSPAAAKVVVEYAKSGRSLCKICSKSIASGAPRLGMVSKDPRGFDMTKWHHLNCFPSSGSSSISPAESIAGFSSLKSSDRDFLKKLENEVIQASNKVCVTDEEEELGQGNLKKQKFGYEDEGKLEMSISTSDIKDGYKDAILWPKWKAFQTIIFLERDVGLHDSRKIAAFDFDGCLAKTSVKRVGADAWSVMYPSIPEKLQNLYNDGYKLVIFTNESNIERWKNKRQVFIACGLSYGVPEDPFRKPEPGMWKIMEKEFNSGLPVDTNQSFYVGDAAGRPDDHSDADIKFAQAIGLKFYVPEEYFINLD; translated from the exons ATGTCGTCGTCTCCAGCTGCAGCAAAAGTCGTTGTTGAATATGCGAAGTCGGGCCGATCATTGTGTAAAATATGCTCAAAATCTATTGCTTCCGGTGCTCCAAGGTTGGGTATGGTGAGCAAAGACCCCCGAGGGTTTGACATGACCAAATGGCATCACTTGAATTGTTTTCCTTCTAGTGGGTCTAGTTCTATTTCACCAGCTGAGTCCATCGCTGGTTTCTCATCCCTGAAG AGCAGTGATCGGGATTTTTTGAAGAAATTAGAGAATGAAGTGATTCAAGCGTCAAATAAG GTTTGTGTCACAGACGAAGAGGAAGAGTTGGGGCAAGGAAACTTGAAGAAACAAAAG TTTGGATATGAGGATGAGGGAAAGCTGGAGATGTCCATATCCACTTCTGATATCAAAGACGGGTACAAG GATGCTATATTATGGCCTAAATGGAAGGCATTCCAGACCATCATATTTCTTGAACGG GATGTTGGTCTTCATGATTCACGAAAGATTGCAGCCTTTGATTTTGATGGGTGCCTTGCAAAGACATCTGTGAAAAG AGTGGGTGCTGATGCATGGTCCGTTATGTATCCTTCAATACCTGAGAAACTTCAGAACTTGTATAATGATGGCTACAAGCTG GTTATTTTTACCAATGAGTCCAATATAGAGCGCTGGAAGAATAAGAGGCAG GTTTTTATTGCTTGTGGTTTGAGTTATGGTGTACCAGAGGATCCCTTTCGTAAGCCAGAACCCGGGATGTGGAAAATTATGGAGAAGGAATTCAATTCTGGCCTCCCAGTTGACACGAATCA ATCCTTTTATGTGGGTGATGCGGCTGGAAGACCAGACGATCACAGTGATGCTGACATCAAATTTGCGCAG GCTATCGGACTAAAATTTTATGTTCCTGAGGAGTACTTCATCAATTTGGACTAG
- the LOC140960589 gene encoding multiprotein-bridging factor 1b, translating to MAGISQDWEPVVIRKKAPTAAARKDEKAVNAARRSGAEIETIKKSTAGTNKAASSGTSLNTRKLDEETENLSHDRVPTELKKAIMQARIDKKLTQSQLAQLINEKPQVIQEYESGKAIPNQQIISKLERALGAKLRGKK from the exons ATGGCCGGAATCTCTCAAGATTGGGAGCCAGTAGTGATCCGGAAGAAGGCGCCTACAGCCGCCGCACGTAAAGATGAGAAAGCCGTGAACGCCGCCCGACGCTCGGGAGCTGAAATAGAAACCATCAAGAAGT CAACTGCGGGAACAAACAAGGCTGCTTCAAGCGGCACCTCTCTGAACACTAGGAAGCTTGATGAGGAAACAGAAAATTTGTCTC ATGACAGGGTTCCCACCGAATTGAAAAAGGCTATCATGCAAGCTCGAATAGATAAGAAACTGACACAGTCTCAACTTGCTCAG TTAATAAATGAGAAACCCCAAGTCATTCAGGAATATGAATCTGGGAAGGCAATCCCAAATCAGCAGATAATATCTAAACTCGAGCGGGCTCTTGGTGCAAAACTAAGAGGAAAGAAATAA
- the LOC140959574 gene encoding ubiquitin-conjugating enzyme E2 36 isoform X1 has translation MANSNLPRRIIKETQRLLSEPAPGISASPSEDNMRYFNVMILGPTQSPYEGGVFKLELFLPEEYPMAAPKVRFLTKIYHPNIDKLGRICLDILKDKWSPALQIRTVLLSIQALLSAPNPDDPLSENIAKHWKTNEAEAVETAKEWTRLYASGA, from the exons ATGGCCAACAGCAATCTACCCCGAAGGATCATTAAG GAAACCCAACGTCTGCTGAGCGAACCAg CGCCAGGAATAAGTGCATCTCCATCAGAAGACAATATGCGGTATTTCAATGTAATGATTCTTGGTCCAACACAGTCTCCTTATGAAG GTGGTGTTTTTAAGCTGGAATTGTTTCTGCCAGAAGAATACCCAATGGCTGCTCCAAAG GTTCGCTTCCTTACAAAAATTTACCACCCAAACATTGACAAG CTTGGAAGGATTTGCCTTGATATTCTTAAAGACAAGTGGAGTCCAGCACTTCAGATTAGAACTGTACTTCTGAG CATTCAAGCACTTTTGAGCGCTCCAAATCCAGACGATCCACTTTCTGAAAACATTGCGAAGCATTGGAAAACAAATGAGGCAGAAGCCGTCGAAACAG CTAAAGAATGGACGCGGTTGTATGCAAGTGGTGCTTGA